One genomic region from Dermacentor variabilis isolate Ectoservices chromosome 6, ASM5094787v1, whole genome shotgun sequence encodes:
- the LOC142584547 gene encoding uncharacterized protein LOC142584547 has product MAATLGTIGEFVPTEAPSWPLYLECLEFFFKANDIDGNEKKRATLCSVCGPATYAIVRSLCSADPPSAVAYDEIVRRLSNHFSPRPSVTVQFFKFGTRQQQPGESIADYIAELRRLSEHCDFGESLDDMLRDRLVCGVRSETLQRRLLAEPELTFATAREKAIAIESAQRQTEQIRGGATSSEVCSVSGKRFDPCVTKVSAPVTAKEGTQKQAGSPGSTSGCFRCKGAHSPSSCPFINVQCHFCKQRGHIVRACRRKATARASAEPNSPNGKRANGGRHKNAASDVYDVFVLSGEEPA; this is encoded by the coding sequence ATGGCAGCTACACTGGGCACGATTGGGGAATTCGTTCCGACGGAGGCGCCGTCTTGGCCCTTGTATTTAGAGTGCCTCGAATTTTTCTTTAAAGCAAACGACATTGACGGTAACGAGAAGAAGCGAGCAACGCTCTGCAGCGTTTGCGGCCCAGCAACGTATGCCATCGTTCGCTCCCTTTGTTCTGCGGATCCGCCGTCGGCGGTGGCCTACGATGAGATCGTCAGGCGTCTGTCAAACCACTTCTCGCCGCGACCGTCGGTGACAGTACAGTTTTTCAAGTTTGGCACGCGTCAGCAGCAGCCCGGTGAGTCAATTGCCGACTACATCGCAGAACTGCGACGTCTCTCGGAACATTGTGATTTCGGTGAGTCGCTCGACGACATGTTGCGCGACCGACTGGTGTGCGGGGTGCGAAGCGAGACTCTTCAGCGTCGGTTGCTGGCGGAGCCGGAGCTTACGTTTGCGACAGCTCGGGAGAAAGCCATTGCCATAGAATCTGCACAGCGACAGACTGAGCAAATTCGTGGCGGTGCCACATCGTCTGAAGTTTGCAGCGTGAGCGGGAAGCGTTTCGACCCATGTGTTACGAAGGTCTCTGCGCCAGTGACAGCCAAGGAGGGTACCCAGAAGCAGGCTGGTTCGCCTGGGAGCACAAGTGGATGTTTCCGCTGCAAGGGTGCGCATTCGCCGAGCAGTTGCCCATTCATTAATGTGCAGTGCCACTTCTGCAAGCAACGAGGGCACATAGTAAGAGCATGCAGGAGGAAGGCTACAGCTCGCGCTTCGGCTGAACCGAACTCTCCGAACGGAAAACGGGCCAATGGAGGCCGTCACAAGAATGCTGCGTCGGACGTATACGACGTGTTCGTACTGTCTGGTGAGGAGCCAGCATGA
- the LOC142584548 gene encoding uncharacterized protein LOC142584548: protein MRVEVRANGSPLEMEVDSGAVYSVINDRTMRKLRISKRALRPSGRHLRAYNNKELRVLGELTVTVEFKGQEHRLRLVLVKGASVGLIGRDWFKSLGISLSGVNSVCEPSRTGSKGTTALLKKYSSVFEPGLGTSKGPPVRIEVNPAAPPRFLKPRQVQFALRPKVDEALDRLRYMEELLHGIDGVLVFLDDILIGGRDEAQHHARLQEVLKRIHEDGLRLKFDKCQFCVEEVRYLGFSVNSAGVQPTVEKVRAIHEAPEPTCKKELQVFLGALNFYKKFLKGATHALEPLYRLLDKGRQWRWTGAEADAFRQAKDLLQSSHVLVHYDVNRPLVLACDAFPYGLGAALSHHGWPEGKLPEEFAAFVSRKHELSVYQGCLLWGSRVVIPEPARPYVMDILHTAHQRIVKMKGLARGAVWWPGIDGDVEQKSSVQQKQEQVMQRRNQAVRLFEVVDRVFVRNYLYGPKWLPGIVDSVTGPVSYLVVTKDGRRWRRHVDQLRSRSASYALDSSTYRMCEEEEPLVASPAECSESGITSSPEDPGRRDQREIREEAATPSTEPGSCGEDSKVSASLQVQRPQRQRSRPAYLKDFVT, encoded by the exons ATGAGAGTGGAAGTGCGCGCCAACGGAAGTCCCTTAGAGATGGAGGTGGACTCGGGTGCAGTGTATTCAGTCATCAACGACCGCACTATGCGGAAGCTGCGAATATCGAAAAGGGCGTTGCGCCCAAGTGGCCGTCACCTCCGAGCTTACAATAACAAGGAACTACGAGTGTTGGGGGAACTGACCGTGACGGTGGAATTTAAGGGGCAGGAACATCGCCTGCGATTGGTGTTGGTTAAGGGTGCTAGTGTCGGACTTATCGGTCGGGACTGGTTCAAGTCCTTGGGAATAAGTCTGAGTGGCGTTAACAGTGTGTGCGAGCCGAGTAGAACTGGCAGTAAAGGAACAACGGCCTTGCTCAAGAAGTATTCTTCAGTCTTTGAGCCTGGACTTGGGACAAGTAAAGGGCCTCCTGTACGCATAGAGGTGAACCCGGCAGCTCCACCACGATTTCTGAAGCCACGGCAAGTACAGTTTGCATTGAGACCGAAGGTCGACGAAGCACTGGACAGGTTG AGGTACATGGAAGAGCTGTTGCATGGAATTGATGGTGTGCTGGTGTTCTTGGATGACATCTTGATCGGTGGAAGGGATGAGGCACAGCACCATGCTCGTTTGCAAGAGGTGCTCAAAAGAATCCACGAAGACGGTCTGCGACTGAAATTTGACAAATGTCAATTTTGTGTTGAGGAAGTGCGTTACTTGGGGTTCAGCGTGAACTCTGCAGGTGTGCAGCCGACAGTAGAGAAGGTGCGTGCTATTCATGAGGCCCCAGAGCCAACATGCAAAAAGGAGCTTCAAGTCTTTTTGGGAGCTCTGAACTTTTACAAGAAGTTTCTTAAGGGAGCAACACATGCCTTGGAGCCACTGTACCGGCTGTTGGACAAGGGTCGCCAGTGGCGTTGGACGGGAGCCGAGGCAGACGCATTTCGCCAGGCGAAAGATCTGCTGCAATCATCGCATGTTCTTGTGCACTATGATGTCAACAGGCCCCTAGTGCTGGCCTGTGACGCTTTCCCGTATGGACTGGGTGCTGCGTTGAGTCAT CATGGGTGGCCAGAGGGCAAGCTACCGGAAGAGTTTGCAGCATTTGTGAGCCGCAAGCATGAACTGTCGGTGTACCAAGGTTGTTTGCTGTGGGGTAGTCGTGTGGTCATTCCGGAGCCAGCTCGACCATATGTCATGGACATTCTTCACACAGCTCATCAAAGAATTGTCAAGATGAAGGGGCTCGCCAGAGGAGCCGTGTGGTGGCCAGGAATTGACGGAGATGTTGAGCAGAAA TCCAGTGTGCAGCAAAAACAAGAGCAGGTGATGCAGCGCCGTAACCAGGCAGTGCGACTGTTTGAAGTGGTGGATCGAGTGTTTGTGCGCAACTATCTCTATGGGCCCAAGTGGTTGCCAGGCATTGTGGATTCTGTCACTGGACCAGTGTCGTACTTGGTCGTCACCAAGGATGGACGTCGGTGGAGACGCCATGTTGACCAACTCAGAAGTCGTTCTGCCAGCTATGCATTGGATAGTTCCACTTATAGAATGTGTGAAGAGGAGGAACCATTGGTTGCTTCCCCGGCAGAGTGTTCCGAAAGTGGCATTACTTCAAGCCCAGAGGACCCTGGAAGACGGGACCAAAGAGAAATACGAGAGGAGGCTGCAACACCCAGTACCGAACCTGGTTCCTGTGGTgaggacagtaaagtgagcgcaTCCCTTCAAGTCCAGCGACCACAGCGCCAACGCAGCCGTCCTGCGTATCTGAAGGACTTCGTGACGTAG